The nucleotide window TTGTCCGTTAATATCAATACAGAGGAAATGGCCGCATCCGTACAGGAAGAAATCAGGGCTTTCGTGCGCAGCAGCCCGATAAATCGTATGCCCGATTCGAATGACGATTTCATCTTTGACGAGCCGCTGGTGCAGTTTGCTGACGGCGATGACCCCATCTTCAACGAGTATAAAACAATAATCGACCGCACCCACATCACCCCCCGTGAAGCTCTGTCCAAAACCTATGAGAAAAGCCCTGAGGATTTACCCGCGCACCTGTCCGTCATCAGCTGGATACTGCCCATTACCGCTAAAACACGCAAATCAAATCGACCACAAAAGGACATCCCATCATGCCCCTGGGCATATACCCGGTGGTACGGAGAAAAGTTCAACGAGGCGCTGCGGAAACACATTGTCGAAGTTATTGTCGGCAAAGGATACCTGGCTGTGGCGCCGTTTATACAGCCCTACTTCAAGACCATGGAAAACGAAAAGGGCTTCCTTTCCAACTGGTCGGAGCGGCACATTGCCTACGCTGCCGGGCTGGGCACCTTCAGCCTCTCCGATGGCTTCATTACGGAGCGCGGCATCGCCCACCGCTGCGGCAGCGTGGTCACGGATATGCCCCTCCCCACCAGCCCAAGAACGGCGAAGACACCCTATTCCAACTGCTTATTTTATGTCAATAATAAATGCTGGGCCTGCATTCCCCGCTGCCCCGCCGGCGCCATCACAGAGCAGGGCCACGATAAGATAAGATGCCGCCGCTACATGTGGGATGATATAGCTTACATCAAGCAGAAGTATGGTGTAGACGTACAGGGCTGCGGCCTCTGCCAGACCAAAGTCCCCTGCGAGTTCAGAAACCCGGCGGAGAAGTTAAGCATTAAAACAGGATAACGCAGATTTTAGTGAAATTAACTTTTATCCAAAAATTTATCAATATCTATTATTTCTCCTCGGAGCATGTCTAATTCATCCAGTTTAGTATTTTTATTTCCAAGGCTTTTACGAATTTCGAGACGAAGCTTTCCCCATAACCGTACAGTCACGCGAATGTCTTGCTTGCCATTACTACCAAGATTAAAAAAATATTGCATCATACCATTATAGGCACGGACTACTTCATCAGAACCTAAAAGACCTAGTTCCCAAATTGCTTTTCTGTAATCTTTCGAGATAATTTTTTCCTCAATACTTGCCCTTCCCTCGTCTTCTTGCTTCAAATTGGCAAATAGCTCAATGTATGGGTCTAATATTTCACCGTATATCCTACGACGTTCGCCACGCAACCTTTCCTCTACAGCACGGAGTTCCTCAGTGCGAGATTTGATAACCCAACCAAC belongs to Chloroflexota bacterium and includes:
- a CDS encoding epoxyqueuosine reductase, whose product is MAASVQEEIRAFVRSSPINRMPDSNDDFIFDEPLVQFADGDDPIFNEYKTIIDRTHITPREALSKTYEKSPEDLPAHLSVISWILPITAKTRKSNRPQKDIPSCPWAYTRWYGEKFNEALRKHIVEVIVGKGYLAVAPFIQPYFKTMENEKGFLSNWSERHIAYAAGLGTFSLSDGFITERGIAHRCGSVVTDMPLPTSPRTAKTPYSNCLFYVNNKCWACIPRCPAGAITEQGHDKIRCRRYMWDDIAYIKQKYGVDVQGCGLCQTKVPCEFRNPAEKLSIKTG